TGGCTTTTTGTGCCACTGATAATAATTATCAGGATGATGGTAGTAGGCGGTCAATATTAATATTGTAGGTAGCTGTAGATAAAGAAAAATAACGAACCCAGTGCTGTTGATTTCGTTGCTGTATGTAGCCTTTGCGACGTGAACATCCGGGATGTCCGCGAAATAATCAGTCACGGTTATCTCAGCTTTGTTGCCCACCCAAGTCACATACCCATATTTACTTTCCGTGCcaataaataaagcaaaaatacaaaacaaaaaacatttcaatgaACCACCCATGTCGACCACTCTTGCTGAGAAATCACTGGGTAATGAAGCCTCTAATGAGCGCGCGAATGAGTAATTGCAACTTAATTAACATTTATCACAATTAAATAAGGCCGCAAGTGAATAAATATAGATATTACTAatcaaaacaacttttgaaaaCAAACGGGGCAGTGACTTCCGTTTTGACGAGTAGTGAACTGTCAAATTGAAGTGACACTAATGACATCAATAAATAGTGTTacgattgtaaaaaaaaaaccaattaGAAGTAAAAGGAAAAAAGTTAAAGAACATTTAGGTATCTCCTTTTTCAGGAATCCGACTTGTTTCAAGAAACGAATTTTGAAAGATGGACATTACTTCCGCTAAACTTCAATAACCCTTTCCATATAAAATGCAACTCCGCTTGAGATAGCTCTCATAGGAAGTATcatgtttttattattctgATAATGATATTGATGATGATTGATAAATAACTTCACTTAGGAAAAACTCAACAGTCTTTATTTGTACTAGAATTTGCTCTACAATTCAATCTCAGGTCCAAACAGGGTAACAAAACAGGTTCAAGTTGCAGTGAGCTTCATGCCGATCTCCCCGCACTTGTAAGCCACTTCCCGCACGAGATACGGCGCGCGTTCGTGAGCCGGTGCAGTCATCCATTCGTGCACGTTGACGCCCACCGCGACGTAACCCAACTTCTCCACTATATCGAGTATGAGTCGGAAGGTGCCGCGGAGGCGGTTGCTGTTCATTGAAAAACAACCCGGGCTGAAGTTCATTATGCAGACGCTGAAAGAAaagtttatgaaaaaaatttttattttaaaattgggGCTGGCTAGGTAATCTTTTTTAAAGcgcggtctgtgagcacgtagaattttgtccaatgaccccatccttatcgctcgcgcgtaattatattgctgtcgcgactgtgcgactggcacccgcagtgagaattacgcgcgagcgataaggatgggtagcttggggtcattggacaaaattctacgtgctcacagaccagactatagcgtCCTTTACgttatggcgcaagtacactatgcgggaaattggacaagacgtaatagtgtgaacaccatctcggtTACTTTCTCCTTCGACACgtgcgtcgcccatacttcggtgtgcgggCTAGCGCTTCGACTTGGACAATTTTCCGCATAGTGTGCTTGCGCCATCACATTATGTTGTAAAGCACTTACACAATTGCACCTTGGGGTATGCTCAGTTCTTTAATCGGCACTTTATTGACGAAACCCGCTGGGACAGTGAGCTTCATAGGGTACCCGCCTTTCAGACACGTTACTACATCTGAAATGCAAGAGAATTATGATTAGAAAATTGAGTTCTTTTATAGTCtggctcgcacactcactgcgggcgcgcgtcgcacagtcgcgacagcaatataattacgcgcgagcgataaggatgggtagctaggggtcattggacaaaattctacgtgctcacggaccgagCTTTGGTAAAACTCGAGAAAAAGAAACAATAGTAACTATCAATCAATGTTttacaatgcaatattcatttATATTCATCTGCTTTTATACTTTTGAAGAAATGAATAGGAATAAATACCTGCTACAATTCCATTCGGCAGCACCACATGCTTGGCCACAAACTCCCTCCCGCCTAATCCTCTCGCTAGATGTTCCTCCAGCTGCTCCGTCAAGCTGTGCACCGGGTACAGAGCCTTCGCCCTCTCCAGCGTCTCAGGAGGCATCGAATACTCCCGACTATGGAAGCACTTCACAGCCTCATGCAGGGTCAGCAGCTGCAGGTAATCCAGCGTATTATTCTCCCGGGacaaataatcttttaaaaactCCTTTGAAAACACCCTTTCGAGCACCCTATCTTCGTAGTGACCTAGCGAAGCCAGTTCTAAGCAGAGTTTCGTCCAAGGCAGCGCGAAGTTCTTGCCGTCGAGGACTGGGTTTAGAGAGATCTGCTTTCGGAGCACGTCCCACTGGTCGGGGTTGGGTCTGTAGTTGTTGTTGGACAAGCAGTTGATGAAGCCGAAGAGGATGTTGGTGCGCGCTTTGGAGAGTATTGTGGGGTCCGACGAGGCTAGCTGGCAGAGGTACTCGACCAAGCCTAGGTGGGTGTGCGCctgtaaagaataaaaatagatgttattgagtttaaaatgtttttgtggCATACTTGATTGACCTATGAAACACACTCACGAGTCTAGACAGTACTCTGGCCAGCAGCAAGCTCCTCTCAAAGTCAATTTTGTTCTGTACAACATAGTTTGCCAACGCGTCCATCAGCTGCTCGTGGTAATACTCAGGGTGCTTCTCCAGCACGCGGCCTTTGATCCTCGCAGCCGTCCGCAGCACATCGTCATACGTCAGCTCGTGCACACGCTGCGTCAAGATGTCGCAGCATATGTGCAGCAGCTGAACTCTGGTCGGGAACACCTCCTCGGTGCAGTTCACCTGACACAGCGACCATATTATCGACTTAGCGTTCTGCGCGTTTATCTGCTGGTCATGCAGCAACAGTCCTGTCACTATGTTGTTGATACACCGGTCTGGGAGGTCGTGGTTGCAGCAGTATGATAGCATATCCCTCAAAAGAGGCAAATCTTCATTGTCCAGTTCAAGAGGAAGTCGTATTTGAAAGGCAAGGGGTAGTGCCAGTTTTAGCGCGTCTACCAAGTGGTTCTTACAATCGTATCGATTTAGGAGAAAGTCTAGGAACATGATCTGGCGGACGTTGATGAAGTTGATGTTATATCGGATGAGCTGCAGCATGGTCTGAAGGATGAGCGAGTCGACGGGCACCTTCAGGTAAGAGAGGACTTTTGTCGCTTCGATAGCCTCGTTGATTTCAAGAGCCCGCGCGTGCTTTTTGAAGTTCTGACAGAGAACGCTAAACGCTGGGTTCTTTATAATGCTTTGGGTGTCTTGGTCCATTCTGAAGGAAGAGAAAAGTAAGTTGTTATAATTTGAACTACTTTGAGAGTTAAACCTTGTATCATGTTAAAGAACAATAAAGACGAGGATGCGTGCTCTTTAGGGATGCTAAAGACTATCTTCAAATACCAAGTCATGCCATAAAAGAGTGGCATCGAGGCTGTCACCTTTGACGCCTAGCATAAAAACTTGGAAAATGTTAAGCTGAGAATATCGCATAGTGTGGTGGTCTCTAAAAACCCAGATAATTCACGTAACTCCTTGCTCCCTTCGTAGCCATATGAGTTTTCGCAACGGTATTTTCCGATGAAAAGGAAGAAGCCTTCTGACTTATTGCTGCTGTGAAGTGCTGTGGTAACTTACTTGCCCGCCTTCTGCAGCTCGAACAAGCTGCGCAGGGCTTGCAGCATGTGTTTGTGCGTCATCACGTTGAGGTGCGTCTGCACTGCCGCCAGCAGCTCGGCAGCTGTGGGCGCCGTCTTTAGGCGGGACATCACCGCGTCTGGAGACTTGGCGCGCGTTACTTCTGTTACTGAAAAATTAGTAATTCTTTGCAAGTCTTAGGGCCGGCACACACCGCATGTTTTTTCAAGCACTGTCGACGCGCTTTTTACGGAATGCACTATGTACGCGATGTTTTAGCCGCGCAGCAAACGCGCGTTGAAAGCACcaaaaaaatgtttaactatAATTCCTTAATAATGATAAAAGATGGGCACACAAATAAATTAACTTGTTTTGCAATGAATAGCATCACATGTTTTTCT
This genomic window from Ostrinia nubilalis chromosome 18, ilOstNubi1.1, whole genome shotgun sequence contains:
- the LOC135080464 gene encoding uncharacterized protein LOC135080464 isoform X2, with the translated sequence MTLLLKSVWQNVLRGGPLGRAAIKSRSLSTTVTEVTRAKSPDAVMSRLKTAPTAAELLAAVQTHLNVMTHKHMLQALRSLFELQKAGKMDQDTQSIIKNPAFSVLCQNFKKHARALEINEAIEATKVLSYLKVPVDSLILQTMLQLIRYNINFINVRQIMFLDFLLNRYDCKNHLVDALKLALPLAFQIRLPLELDNEDLPLLRDMLSYCCNHDLPDRCINNIVTGLLLHDQQINAQNAKSIIWSLCQVNCTEEVFPTRVQLLHICCDILTQRVHELTYDDVLRTAARIKGRVLEKHPEYYHEQLMDALANYVVQNKIDFERSLLLARVLSRLAHTHLGLVEYLCQLASSDPTILSKARTNILFGFINCLSNNNYRPNPDQWDVLRKQISLNPVLDGKNFALPWTKLCLELASLGHYEDRVLERVFSKEFLKDYLSRENNTLDYLQLLTLHEAVKCFHSREYSMPPETLERAKALYPVHSLTEQLEEHLARGLGGREFVAKHVVLPNGIVADVVTCLKGGYPMKLTVPAGFVNKVPIKELSIPQGAIVVCIMNFSPGCFSMNSNRLRGTFRLILDIVEKLGYVAVGVNVHEWMTAPAHERAPYLVREVAYKCGEIGMKLTAT
- the LOC135080464 gene encoding uncharacterized protein LOC135080464 isoform X1 produces the protein MLGLRLLLYGKEYFPDIMTLLLKSVWQNVLRGGPLGRAAIKSRSLSTTVTEVTRAKSPDAVMSRLKTAPTAAELLAAVQTHLNVMTHKHMLQALRSLFELQKAGKMDQDTQSIIKNPAFSVLCQNFKKHARALEINEAIEATKVLSYLKVPVDSLILQTMLQLIRYNINFINVRQIMFLDFLLNRYDCKNHLVDALKLALPLAFQIRLPLELDNEDLPLLRDMLSYCCNHDLPDRCINNIVTGLLLHDQQINAQNAKSIIWSLCQVNCTEEVFPTRVQLLHICCDILTQRVHELTYDDVLRTAARIKGRVLEKHPEYYHEQLMDALANYVVQNKIDFERSLLLARVLSRLAHTHLGLVEYLCQLASSDPTILSKARTNILFGFINCLSNNNYRPNPDQWDVLRKQISLNPVLDGKNFALPWTKLCLELASLGHYEDRVLERVFSKEFLKDYLSRENNTLDYLQLLTLHEAVKCFHSREYSMPPETLERAKALYPVHSLTEQLEEHLARGLGGREFVAKHVVLPNGIVADVVTCLKGGYPMKLTVPAGFVNKVPIKELSIPQGAIVVCIMNFSPGCFSMNSNRLRGTFRLILDIVEKLGYVAVGVNVHEWMTAPAHERAPYLVREVAYKCGEIGMKLTAT